The following proteins come from a genomic window of Vallitaleaceae bacterium 9-2:
- the pyrE gene encoding orotate phosphoribosyltransferase — protein MDAYKLDFIEFMVESGVLTFGDFTTKSGRKTPFFINTGNYRTGRQLNRLGDYYAKAIKDNFGSEFDVLFGPAYKGIPLSVATAISLSISYGSNVQYCSSRKEIKDHGDAGVLLGGPLKDGQKVLLIEDVTTAGTSIRETIPLLKAQADVDVIGLIISVDRMEKGQNEISALKELEQEYGIKAQAIVTMEEVIEYLYNRPIDGVIYIDDEIKERIDEYYSIYGIK, from the coding sequence ATGGACGCATACAAACTGGACTTTATAGAATTTATGGTCGAATCAGGCGTGTTAACGTTTGGAGACTTTACAACGAAAAGTGGTCGTAAGACTCCATTTTTTATTAACACAGGAAATTATCGAACAGGACGACAACTTAACCGATTGGGTGACTACTATGCAAAAGCAATAAAAGATAATTTCGGCTCGGAATTTGATGTGTTATTTGGACCAGCATATAAAGGTATTCCGTTAAGTGTTGCAACAGCAATTTCATTAAGCATATCCTATGGATCTAATGTTCAATACTGTTCTAGCCGCAAAGAGATTAAGGACCATGGCGATGCAGGAGTACTTTTGGGTGGACCGCTAAAAGACGGACAAAAAGTATTGTTGATTGAAGATGTCACAACTGCAGGAACATCGATTCGAGAGACCATTCCTTTGTTAAAGGCGCAAGCGGATGTTGATGTTATCGGATTAATCATATCCGTAGATCGAATGGAAAAAGGACAAAATGAAATCAGTGCTTTAAAAGAGCTTGAACAAGAATATGGAATAAAAGCTCAGGCCATCGTGACTATGGAAGAAGTTATCGAGTATTTATATAACCGCCCTATTGATGGGGTTATCTATATTGACGATGAGATAAAAGAACGTATTGATGAATACTATTCTATATATGGTATAAAATAA
- the murD gene encoding UDP-N-acetylmuramoyl-L-alanine--D-glutamate ligase: MANNNTQWNDIKQALEKRFFEKKIIIVGFGREGISTYRLLKKLSMPYELYIMDQEPTTAKGFLATLQDETTVVLSKEDYLKDLDTYDVIFKTPGLPGFLLKTIASDKILSQADLFMEYMGAYSIGVTGTKGKSTTSSLIAHVLSGLGIQVNLVGNIGYPALECLVNHKDGQMYVYEMSSFQTEFLHHGPHIRVILNLFEEHLNNYESYRAYQDSKLQLFLAQSALEHGNDLCIYGSNNQLLRERVAQMDFDKNQRVETFGYKKNNVLNHPGVFLEDSQIYYTDAHNQKISYGTKEFQKELIGEHNLLNSLVVINIIHFLQQEGKLDYQKVKSRDILKLIGTFKGLEHRLEKVATYQGITFYNDSISTIPEATLQAIGAIDTLKTLIIGGFDRGIDYVDFTKKLLTFKQLHIICLPDTGHKIYQWAKEVDQEHVLHRWHQVQTVDEAVKLAYALTPVGYSCLLSPAASSYNCYKNFEERGDHFKDSVHKEGQRK; this comes from the coding sequence GTGGCGAATAACAATACACAATGGAACGACATCAAACAGGCATTAGAAAAACGATTTTTTGAAAAAAAAATTATAATAGTAGGTTTTGGCAGAGAAGGAATAAGTACATATAGGCTTTTGAAAAAACTGTCTATGCCTTATGAATTATATATTATGGATCAAGAACCAACGACAGCCAAAGGGTTTTTGGCAACGCTACAAGATGAGACAACAGTTGTTCTTTCAAAGGAAGATTATCTTAAAGACCTCGATACATATGATGTGATTTTTAAGACACCAGGTTTACCAGGCTTTTTGTTAAAGACCATTGCATCAGATAAGATTTTATCGCAAGCAGATCTTTTTATGGAATATATGGGGGCGTATAGTATTGGAGTTACAGGAACCAAAGGCAAAAGTACGACCAGTTCCTTGATTGCCCATGTATTATCCGGTTTAGGGATTCAGGTGAATCTTGTAGGCAATATTGGTTATCCGGCACTTGAGTGTCTCGTCAATCACAAAGATGGACAGATGTACGTTTATGAGATGTCATCATTTCAAACTGAGTTTTTGCACCATGGACCACATATACGCGTAATCTTAAATCTCTTTGAAGAACATTTGAATAACTATGAAAGTTATAGAGCGTATCAAGACTCGAAACTTCAGCTTTTTTTGGCACAGTCTGCTTTGGAGCATGGAAATGATTTGTGTATCTATGGTTCCAACAATCAACTGTTACGTGAGCGAGTTGCACAGATGGATTTTGACAAAAATCAAAGAGTTGAAACCTTTGGATATAAAAAAAATAATGTGCTCAATCATCCGGGAGTTTTTCTGGAAGACAGCCAGATTTATTACACGGATGCCCATAATCAAAAGATAAGTTATGGAACCAAAGAGTTTCAAAAAGAATTGATTGGGGAACATAATTTACTCAATAGCCTTGTTGTAATTAATATTATTCACTTTTTACAGCAAGAAGGAAAGTTAGATTATCAAAAGGTTAAGTCAAGAGATATCTTAAAATTAATAGGAACCTTTAAAGGATTAGAACATCGGCTGGAAAAGGTTGCAACCTATCAAGGGATTACATTTTATAACGATTCAATTTCAACCATCCCAGAAGCAACACTGCAAGCAATAGGAGCGATTGATACACTCAAAACACTGATTATCGGAGGGTTTGACCGAGGGATTGACTATGTTGATTTTACAAAAAAACTATTAACATTTAAGCAACTGCATATTATTTGTTTACCCGATACCGGACACAAAATTTATCAGTGGGCAAAGGAAGTCGACCAAGAACATGTACTGCACAGATGGCATCAGGTGCAAACAGTGGATGAAGCCGTAAAACTGGCATATGCATTAACGCCTGTTGGGTATAGTTGCCTGCTTTCACCTGCGGCAAGCAGTTACAATTGCTATAAAAACTTTGAAGAACGAGGTGATCATTTTAAAGACAGTGTGCACAAGGAAGGACAAAGAAAATAA
- a CDS encoding dihydroorotate dehydrogenase electron transfer subunit → MCYNPLERKKYTIIKNTMLQPSIYEMQIQAPEIAHLAKPGQFVNLYCKDQSKLLPRPISICEVDKQAGWVRLIYAVVGSGTRLFSHMSEGETIDVLGPLGHGFSLEDAWEAKEEAAKILIVGGGVGTPPLLELAKTLKRNYQDKVDLTIILGFRDDVYLAQEFRAYGKVYVSTDSGREGYHGHVVGLLEAQELEQKDIAFDYIYACGPTPMLRGLQTFGLRQNYQGEFSLEERMGCGFGGCVGCVVAIKQDEDFEYMKVCKDGPIFDYRKVIFS, encoded by the coding sequence ATGTGTTATAATCCGTTAGAACGAAAAAAATATACCATTATTAAAAATACGATGCTCCAACCATCAATATATGAAATGCAGATTCAAGCACCAGAGATTGCCCACTTGGCAAAACCGGGTCAGTTTGTTAACTTGTATTGTAAGGATCAATCGAAGCTTCTGCCTCGCCCCATCAGTATTTGTGAGGTGGATAAACAAGCTGGTTGGGTGCGCTTGATTTATGCTGTTGTCGGCAGTGGAACACGTCTGTTTTCCCACATGTCTGAAGGTGAGACCATCGATGTCTTAGGACCTCTTGGACACGGATTTAGTTTAGAAGATGCTTGGGAGGCAAAAGAGGAAGCAGCAAAAATTTTAATCGTGGGCGGTGGTGTAGGGACGCCACCTTTGCTTGAACTGGCTAAGACCTTAAAACGTAACTATCAAGATAAGGTGGACTTAACCATTATTCTTGGGTTTCGAGATGATGTCTATTTGGCCCAGGAGTTTAGAGCCTATGGCAAAGTCTATGTATCTACTGATTCCGGTCGAGAAGGTTATCACGGTCATGTAGTTGGTCTACTGGAAGCACAAGAACTTGAACAAAAAGATATAGCCTTTGATTATATATATGCTTGTGGACCGACACCTATGCTTAGAGGATTACAAACCTTTGGACTCCGACAAAACTATCAAGGAGAGTTCTCGTTGGAAGAACGCATGGGATGCGGCTTTGGCGGTTGCGTAGGGTGTGTCGTTGCGATAAAGCAGGATGAAGATTTTGAATATATGAAAGTATGTAAGGATGGTCCGATATTCGACTATAGAAAGGTGATTTTTTCATGA
- a CDS encoding dihydroorotate dehydrogenase, translating to MNLGVEFCGIKFKNPVFTASGTFNSGREYAEVVDLNQVGGVIVKGVASTPWKGNPAPRIAETYGGMLNSVGLQNPGVDVFIKEDIPFLRQYDTKIIVNLAGRTIQEYCDVVEKLSDADVDMLELNISCPNVKEGGVAFGVDPKMAALVTSEVKKVAKQPLIVKLSPNVTDITEIAKAVEGAGADGLSLINTLIGMQIDIHRRKPTLARKVGGFSGPAIKPVAVRMVYQVSKACNLPIIGLGGIMTGEDAIEFMMAGASAIAVGTANLLDPRATMNVLDGMTNYMKSYNLLDINEIVGIIE from the coding sequence ATGAATTTAGGTGTGGAATTTTGCGGCATAAAATTTAAAAATCCAGTGTTTACAGCATCGGGAACATTTAACTCGGGTAGGGAATATGCAGAGGTTGTTGATTTAAACCAAGTGGGTGGAGTGATTGTAAAAGGTGTTGCCAGTACACCTTGGAAAGGGAATCCGGCCCCAAGGATTGCAGAAACTTATGGAGGTATGTTAAATTCAGTTGGCCTTCAAAATCCGGGTGTAGATGTTTTTATCAAAGAAGATATCCCTTTTTTACGTCAATATGACACGAAGATTATTGTCAATCTAGCCGGAAGAACTATTCAAGAATACTGTGATGTGGTTGAAAAGTTGTCCGATGCAGATGTCGATATGTTGGAATTGAATATATCTTGCCCTAATGTCAAAGAAGGTGGTGTCGCTTTTGGTGTGGATCCAAAGATGGCAGCCTTAGTAACCTCAGAAGTAAAAAAGGTGGCAAAACAACCCTTAATTGTCAAATTAAGTCCAAATGTTACCGATATAACGGAGATTGCCAAAGCCGTTGAAGGCGCAGGAGCCGATGGTTTATCGCTAATCAACACTCTTATTGGTATGCAAATCGATATTCACCGACGCAAGCCGACGCTCGCAAGAAAAGTAGGCGGATTCTCAGGTCCTGCCATTAAGCCTGTAGCGGTGCGAATGGTATATCAAGTATCCAAAGCGTGTAATCTTCCTATTATTGGACTGGGTGGTATTATGACCGGAGAAGATGCTATTGAATTTATGATGGCAGGTGCCAGTGCAATTGCTGTTGGAACCGCTAATTTGCTGGATCCAAGAGCGACAATGAATGTCCTTGATGGAATGACAAACTATATGAAATCATATAATTTACTAGACATTAATGAAATTGTTGGTATAATAGAGTAA
- the deoC gene encoding deoxyribose-phosphate aldolase, with product MNLAKYIDHTILKPETTKDQIKTICEEAKKYNFASVCVNQYNTALVKKELEGSDVKVCTVVGFPLGAVTKEVKAFETKQAIADGAEEIDMVINIGALKDGLEEEVYEDIKAVVEAAAGATVKVILETCLLTDEQKEIACRLAVKAKADFVKTSTGFSTGGATVEDVRLMKEAVAGHAKVKASGGVRDYNDAMAVIEAGADRIGASSGVAIMTNQTSSDDY from the coding sequence ATGAATTTAGCAAAGTACATCGACCATACCATTTTAAAACCGGAGACAACTAAAGACCAAATCAAGACAATTTGTGAAGAAGCTAAAAAGTATAATTTTGCTTCGGTGTGCGTTAATCAGTACAATACGGCCTTGGTAAAAAAAGAACTTGAAGGATCAGACGTCAAGGTTTGTACAGTTGTTGGCTTTCCACTAGGAGCGGTTACAAAAGAAGTAAAAGCCTTTGAAACAAAGCAGGCTATTGCGGATGGAGCCGAAGAAATTGATATGGTTATTAATATAGGTGCTTTAAAAGATGGACTTGAAGAAGAAGTCTATGAAGATATAAAGGCTGTTGTTGAGGCGGCGGCGGGTGCAACGGTCAAAGTTATTTTGGAGACATGCTTATTAACAGATGAACAAAAAGAGATTGCATGTCGTTTGGCAGTAAAAGCAAAGGCAGATTTTGTCAAAACATCCACAGGCTTTAGTACAGGTGGAGCAACGGTTGAAGATGTTCGTCTAATGAAAGAAGCCGTGGCAGGTCATGCAAAGGTAAAAGCATCTGGAGGCGTAAGAGATTACAATGATGCTATGGCTGTTATTGAAGCGGGAGCAGATCGTATTGGGGCTAGCTCGGGTGTTGCAATTATGACCAATCAAACGAGTAGTGACGACTATTAA
- a CDS encoding DUF4234 domain-containing protein, with product MYQQRSAAVVVIYSIITCGIYYFYWIYVTMRDINEYLGEADMDSGLELVLCILLFPYRWYWFYKYAQRIAKAQTAAGLPGKDDSILCLILAIIEFGIISAAIMQEGINRVWALEQNSAIY from the coding sequence ATGTATCAACAAAGAAGTGCAGCAGTTGTTGTGATTTATTCAATTATCACATGCGGAATATATTATTTTTATTGGATTTATGTTACAATGCGAGATATTAATGAGTACTTAGGTGAAGCAGATATGGATAGCGGATTAGAATTAGTTCTTTGTATTTTATTATTTCCCTATCGTTGGTATTGGTTTTACAAATATGCTCAACGTATTGCAAAAGCTCAAACAGCAGCTGGCTTGCCTGGAAAAGATGACAGTATTTTATGTTTGATTTTGGCGATTATAGAGTTTGGAATTATATCAGCAGCCATTATGCAAGAAGGCATTAATAGAGTTTGGGCATTAGAACAAAACAGTGCCATTTACTAA